From a region of the Corallococcus coralloides DSM 2259 genome:
- the trhA gene encoding PAQR family membrane homeostasis protein TrhA: protein MSAVVPGMEKPKLRGVLHQWAAAFAVGAGVVLVAMAPTQRTAVASALYALSLVGLFTISATYHRVNWSPKARAWMRRADHAAIFLLIAGTYTPVILLGLPPEVGNPLMAWLYAGALLGILQSLFWVGAPKWVTAVLAIAVGWTMMPYFGDVFRAVGPSAIALIIAGGLAYTLGALAYAFKRPNPRPGVFGYHEVFHAMTLVGAGLHFVLVLRLVRAAG, encoded by the coding sequence GTGAGCGCGGTGGTGCCGGGCATGGAGAAGCCGAAGCTGCGGGGCGTGCTGCACCAGTGGGCGGCGGCGTTCGCGGTGGGGGCGGGGGTGGTGCTGGTGGCGATGGCACCCACGCAGCGCACGGCGGTGGCGTCCGCGCTGTACGCGCTGAGCCTGGTGGGGCTGTTCACCATCAGCGCGACGTACCACCGGGTGAACTGGTCGCCGAAGGCCCGCGCGTGGATGCGCCGGGCGGACCACGCGGCCATCTTCCTGCTCATCGCGGGGACGTACACGCCGGTCATCCTGCTGGGGCTGCCTCCCGAGGTGGGCAACCCGCTGATGGCGTGGCTCTACGCGGGGGCGCTGCTGGGCATCCTCCAGTCGCTGTTCTGGGTGGGCGCGCCCAAGTGGGTGACGGCGGTGCTGGCCATCGCGGTGGGGTGGACGATGATGCCGTACTTCGGCGACGTCTTCCGCGCGGTGGGGCCTTCCGCCATCGCGCTCATCATCGCCGGAGGGCTGGCGTACACGTTGGGAGCGCTCGCGTATGCCTTCAAGCGGCCCAACCCCCGGCCCGGCGTCTTCGGCTATCACGAGGTGTTCCACGCGATGACGCTGGTGGGCGCGGGGCTGCACTTCGTGCTGGTGCTGCGCCTGGTGCGCGCGGCGGGGTAG
- a CDS encoding zinc-binding alcohol dehydrogenase family protein: MRAVALTKYLPSDHPEAFVDVELPDPTPGPGDLLVRVRAVSVNPVDVKVRAPKDKVESSPRVLGWDAAGVVEAVGKDVKRFRPGDEVFYAGSIAKPGTDSELHVVDARIVGRKPKGLTFAQAAAMPLTSITAWELLFERLGVPQQKTGTSKDALLVVGGAGGVGSMAIQIASKLTDLTVIATASRPETVEWCKSLGAHHVVDHRQPLAEQVKALVPGGVRYVMALTATEQHFAQLVELMAPFGHLGIIDDPQTPLDVNAMKRKSLALHWELMFTRALYDADPLSQQRLLDTVADLVEAGTLRTTMTQDFGPLTAANLRRAHAAVETGRTLGKIVLSGFP; this comes from the coding sequence ATGCGAGCCGTCGCCCTCACGAAGTACCTCCCCAGTGATCATCCCGAAGCCTTCGTCGACGTGGAGCTACCGGACCCCACGCCCGGCCCCGGAGACCTGCTGGTGCGCGTACGCGCCGTGTCCGTGAACCCGGTGGACGTGAAGGTCCGCGCACCCAAGGACAAGGTGGAGTCCTCGCCGCGTGTGCTCGGCTGGGATGCGGCCGGCGTGGTGGAGGCGGTGGGGAAGGACGTGAAGCGCTTCCGCCCCGGTGACGAGGTCTTCTACGCGGGCTCCATCGCGAAGCCCGGCACGGACTCCGAGCTGCACGTCGTGGACGCGCGCATCGTCGGCCGCAAGCCGAAGGGGCTGACGTTCGCCCAGGCGGCCGCGATGCCGCTCACCTCCATCACCGCGTGGGAGTTGCTGTTCGAGCGCCTGGGCGTGCCCCAACAGAAGACAGGCACATCCAAGGACGCGCTGCTCGTGGTGGGCGGCGCGGGCGGCGTGGGCTCCATGGCCATCCAGATCGCCAGCAAGCTGACGGACCTCACGGTCATCGCCACGGCGTCGCGGCCGGAGACGGTGGAGTGGTGCAAGTCGTTGGGCGCGCACCACGTGGTGGACCACCGCCAGCCCCTGGCCGAGCAGGTGAAGGCGCTGGTGCCGGGCGGCGTGCGCTACGTGATGGCGCTCACCGCGACGGAGCAGCACTTCGCGCAGCTGGTGGAGCTGATGGCGCCCTTCGGGCACCTGGGCATCATCGACGACCCGCAGACGCCGCTCGACGTGAACGCGATGAAGCGCAAGAGCCTGGCGCTCCACTGGGAGCTGATGTTCACCCGCGCGCTCTACGACGCGGATCCGCTCTCCCAGCAGCGGCTGCTCGACACGGTGGCGGACCTGGTGGAGGCGGGGACGCTGCGGACCACGATGACCCAGGACTTCGGTCCGCTCACCGCCGCGAACCTCCGGCGCGCGCACGCGGCGGTGGAGACGGGCCGCACGCTGGGCAAGATTGTCCTGAGCGGCTTCCCCTGA
- a CDS encoding winged helix-turn-helix transcriptional regulator — MARHKTYDCSAGCPVSATLDVIGGKWKGLILYHLLEGTLRFGELRKRIPDVTQRMLTQHLRELEESGLVHRQVYAEVPPRVEYSLTPQGQTLRGVIAALKSWGETYLGRKAPKQAPETTASKRRLAVAGR; from the coding sequence ATGGCCCGGCACAAGACCTATGACTGCTCCGCCGGTTGTCCGGTGTCCGCGACGCTGGATGTGATTGGCGGCAAGTGGAAGGGGCTCATCCTCTACCACCTGCTCGAAGGCACGCTGCGCTTCGGCGAGCTGCGCAAGCGCATCCCGGACGTCACCCAGCGGATGCTGACGCAGCACCTGCGCGAGCTGGAGGAGAGCGGGCTCGTGCACCGGCAGGTGTACGCGGAGGTGCCTCCGCGCGTCGAATACAGCCTCACGCCACAGGGCCAGACGCTGCGAGGCGTGATTGCCGCGCTCAAGTCCTGGGGAGAGACCTACCTGGGCCGCAAGGCTCCGAAGCAGGCCCCGGAGACGACGGCCTCGAAGCGCCGGCTCGCCGTCGCGGGGCGCTGA